The sequence below is a genomic window from Actinomycetes bacterium.
CGTGGGCGTACCTGTGCGTCGACTCGGACACCCGGCTCGAGCCGCGCGCACTGCACGAGGTGATGCGCCCCTTCGTGGACCCTGCCGTCACCTGCGCGACGGGTCTGGTCATCGCCTCGAACTGGCGGCGCAACGTCCTCACCCGGCTGATCGACCTGCGCTACACCAACGCCTTCCTGTTCGAGCGGGCGGCCTACTCTGCGCTCGGCTCCGTGCTGTGCGCCTGCGGGTCCCTCGCGGTCTACCGGGCCGACGTCGTGCACAAGTACGCCGACGACTTCCTCAACCAGCGCTTCATGGGGCAGAAGGCGATTTTCGGCGACGACCGCCGGCTCACCAACTACGCGCTGCTGGAGGGCCGGGCGGTCCTGCAGGAGACGGCGATCGCGTCGACCGCCGTCCCGGAGCGGATCAGCCACTACGTCCGGCAGCAGGTGCGGTGGAACAAGTCCTTCTTCCGGGAGTCGCTCTGGGCGATCCGGCACCTGGACCGGCGTCGGCCGGCGGTCTGGCTGACCCTGGTCGAGCTCACCTCGTGGATCGTCTTCACCGCGA
It includes:
- a CDS encoding glycosyltransferase, with amino-acid sequence MAIHTRTRVRRRPWLGAAVFLLVALLVALEWPDQHGRGAIYGITLFAILSLKLGASVKHRPSRAAPPRREIAVVVPFYNEDPEILSHCLDSILAQTYQPSHVVVIDDGSSDRRAVAEIAGWRKRFADVGIPFTPILFDENKGKREALVAGFRAAPAAWAYLCVDSDTRLEPRALHEVMRPFVDPAVTCATGLVIASNWRRNVLTRLIDLRYTNAFLFERAAYSALGSVLCACGSLAVYRADVVHKYADDFLNQRFMGQKAIFGDDRRLTNYALLEGRAVLQETAIASTAVPERISHYVRQQVRWNKSFFRESLWAIRHLDRRRPAVWLTLVELTSWIVFTA